A single region of the Candidatus Zixiibacteriota bacterium genome encodes:
- a CDS encoding NAD(P)H-dependent oxidoreductase subunit E: MKTAVDRHYDLEQAISVVVDKYQAKPTALIMILQDVQKHHRYLPVDTLKLVAEKMGIPIAQIYGVTTYYRSFSLKPKGRNHICACTGTACHVRQAQVIVDNLETELGIKAGETTHDLEFSLETVNCLGACALGPLVTANDVYYGNMTVSKVDKMLNELRRKETANKIAREEEA; this comes from the coding sequence ATGAAAACGGCTGTAGACAGACATTATGACTTAGAGCAGGCTATAAGCGTAGTTGTTGATAAGTATCAGGCCAAGCCAACCGCTTTGATCATGATCCTTCAGGATGTTCAGAAGCATCATCGGTATCTTCCCGTGGATACTTTAAAGCTGGTGGCAGAGAAAATGGGCATTCCGATTGCTCAGATCTATGGTGTGACTACCTATTACAGATCATTCAGCCTGAAGCCGAAGGGTAGGAACCACATCTGTGCGTGCACCGGCACCGCCTGCCATGTGCGCCAGGCGCAAGTCATTGTCGATAATCTGGAAACTGAGCTTGGCATTAAGGCAGGCGAAACGACACACGATCTGGAGTTCAGCCTTGAAACGGTCAATTGCCTTGGCGCTTGTGCGCTCGGTCCTCTTGTCACTGCAAATGATGTCTATTATGGAAACATGACCGTTTCCAAAGTTGACAAAATGTTGAATGAACTGCGCCGCAAGGAAACCGCGAACAAGATAGCACGGGAGGAGGAGGCATGA